Within the Nicotiana tabacum cultivar K326 chromosome 11, ASM71507v2, whole genome shotgun sequence genome, the region CTTTGTCACGTTTAGGGGGAAGTGCACGGTTAaccactaataacacatgtatttacttttaagccactatttaaaatgtctttagtctttagccactgttttaataaactttaactgcctggacgaaaatacccttctgctcataTCCTTAACTTTCGAATttaacttcaggactacatgtccttaacttttgaacttgtaactctaagttcaagactacatgtccttaacttttgaatttaacttcaggactacatgtccttaacttttgaacttgtaactgtacgttcgggaccaagtgtccttaatttttgagctcgttagtctaagttcatgacctattgttcttaacttttgggcttcttagcctaagtttaggacttattgtccttaacttttgagtttgttagtctaagttcaggacttcaagacctattgtccttaatttttgaacttgtaattgtaagttcaggacctattgtccttaacttttgagtttCTTAGcataagttcaggacctattgtccttaacttttgagcttgttagtctaagttcaggacttcaggacctattgtccttaacttttgaacttgtaactgtaagttcaggacctattgttcttaacttttgagcttgttagtctaagttcaggactttaggacctattgtccttaacttttgaacttgtaactgtaagttcaggacctattgtccttaacttttgagcttggtagtctaagtttaggacctattgtccttaacttttgagcttgttagtctaagttcaggactttaggacctattgtccttaacttttgaacttgtaactgtaagttcaggatccATAACGTAGCAGAAAACCatacattatttatattttttcacaaaaaaataaaaataataataataataattgcaaTTTACATATAAAAATGATGTCAAATGAAGTGcacaaaattcttccaaaatcatCGTAGTTTGCTATTACCTATGTTTCTGCCCCGTTTTTGTTACTTATGTACTAGATAGAGACAATCATGACACTCATCCATTATAATATGTAGGTAACCATACATTCTGGCAACAATTATGAACAACGAGCAGTTTACCAAAGATTGTGTTAAAAAATCATTGAGAAAttaaaagagagaagaaaactCCCACTTGAATGAGGGAAACGCAAACTTCCACGCAGCAGTTTCCTACGCTTTACCTTTATGAAATTATGAAAGGGTAATActgtcttttcatattaattttaatagactagtgaCTACTTTTGCCCAGCATTAAAAATGCTGGATAAAAACtaaataccactttaaaaagtgACTATCCCACGTAATTTTTACTCATGTTTATTacaataaaattagaaaaatgataCTGTATAACCATTCATAAATAGCCACATTTCAACCatgtaattgaaaaataactatCGTTAGGGAGTTTCAAGGTCCAAATATGAAACTTCAGAACACTGTCACGGACTTTTACATGTGGAATTTTAAACTCCATAATAATGGCTATTTCAATTACAGGGCCCAAAAATGGCCAGTTGGGGCTATCCAACGACTATGTGTAAGTGGAGAAAAACATATAGAGTAAAGATGCTAGAGACATAGACCCACTTTCGTTTCTCAAGATGTGCGAAAACATTTATATTATTATGCAGATAATATGAGAACTATTTCAATAATTTCAGCTTGAAATTATGTAACTTCGTTATTCTACTCCAAAATATCATATTGGAATTACATAGCTTCAACAAGTGTACTGATTCTTTGCTAGGTTGGTAACTGATATTCCAGCAACTACAGGAGTAAGTTTTGGTAAGTTTATCCTTCATACTTAATCGCAGACTTCTATTATATTATATCTTGCACAAAAATAGATTTGGTCATATATATAGGAAGAAAAATGTATTTACCCGTAAAActgtacagttaaatttatacgtggtttatagataaATGAATAGATTTGATCCTAAAGTGATAAATAAATTAGGCAAGAACGTAAGACTTAGCCTTAAAACAGAAGATATCTTGGTCCCAGGAGTTAAACTTCCGGAGGCAGTAAGAACAATGTAAATAAACAATAAAGTAAAATGTTATTGAGTTTTGAAAAAAGTATAGTGTATGCTTGTCAGTGAATTCGTCCTCTTACAATGATGATAGAGCTcattatttatagttgcacctagggaactGTTAGACCATGCGAAGCAGAAGCAAGCATACAAGTCAGgcatcaaatacatgtaaactaGACAACACAATAATAACGAGATTAGAAGCACTAACCTCTTGAAGTAGTTGTACACATCTTCCAAACAACAAGAATCCAGGTCTGTAGTCTTCTGCTATTTACCTAGTAAAACCTTGGACGATTTTGCTATTGGGTGGGCAAGAACAATACAACTGAAAGATAAGTTATTAGGTGAAACTAGTCTTCCTTTAATAGACCCGAAATTAAGCCACAATAGGGGCTCAAAAACATGTAGGATTCTGCAAGTAGAATCCTACTCTAACTCAAAAGGATAACTTTTCTCCCAAGCTACTTTTTACCCAAGTCTGTCCAGGTTTTTACTAGGTATAGCAGGGACCGCAGAAATAATAAGAGATTACTAATTATAGTATTAATTCGAAATTAGCACGaattaatttttaatataattaattgcaatttattccactaaaaaactgcaattgaactcctcaatatgaatttcgaaaattcattaacacttattttaactccccatgttaagatttcaaataccagttaattaaattaaatcactgaaaatttaattcaattaactaattaaatcctttataattccgcttaaactatttcatgtgacggatacaaaatccaccggcagggttttcacatgaaaattataagcttacataaaggagtatcatcaaaCCCAAAACCGAatcatggattctatcaactaattattattcacaaatgttattcgttattgtccaatctattaggcATATACTAACTCTAAATAGAGTggtaccttttgataaatcaaaacaataaacaaattaCATTGATTATAATAACTATATAaagattaggagtataagctTATTTAATGacttagagaaaatattttatatattcagtacaaaaatATCTTTTCTCTACTTGGTTCGTTCAATATATACTgagtatactagcacaagaagttcgAGTAAAACTACTTCcataatcaagacaaattatacGATAATCTTAtgctacaatcatcaagatattttgtccaacaatatctttgattgtgaacatagtttattaattatgagaaccaACAATTTAATCTTTTTTGCATGAGCTAAGAATCCATACATTAAATTGTTTACTACATAACTAAAAGGACACACatgtaacaaatgatctatttaaaatagtactttattgaattgaataaattaaataaacaattatttcataaAGAATAAATATAATACTATGTCTAAACCGCATAGTTAATAGTATATCCCagcaatctcccacttagactcataacccCCCTTTAAATGACAATTATAATGGCTATTGAAAAATGTGTAATGGTGGGcagtgaatgtcatattctctgtaacggactgtgtacttaatgctatagaatattttCATTGAATGCTACCGGGTGGCAAACCTTTATTTCTCCTTTATGAGTATTATTTCCTTCGATAACAAACGAGATTGTTGCCTTCTATCCTGACTAGCCCTCAATTTTTGGTTCCACGTGCCGCTCTCTCACACGATCATTTattatgaacatattttaccctatgcAGAATGTTCATTGCCATTTTTTTAATCTATGACCTAGTAAAGTTGTCGTTCAAGCGGTAGAACCAGctattaatgcttgcattaggtaAACTGTCTATATCACATCCCTTGAGGTGCGGCCCTTCCCTGGACCATGTGTGAACTCGGAATGCCTTGTGCACGGCTGCCCTTTAGcacaattttttctttttaaatttatgaaaCCTCATACTAAAAGCTCTTCATTACTTTTCGAAGCAGAGGAAGTATTAATTTTTTCTCTAGGCTATAAGTAGACAAAGAAAACGTAAAATTGAGAGTTAAAAGTAGCCATACTAGCTATATGTTGCGCTCTCCAAAAATGTTATTGCAGTCGTATTGCATCCtccaaaaatatatgtattattttttaGAGGATCCGATACCGCGATACGCATGGCATTTTTAAAAAATTCGAACAACATAGGCCACAAAATTAGACATGATTTTTAAGTGTGATGTATGTTTCGTGTATTGGGTTTCTAGGAAATGAAGCGGTATCCTATGAGAGCCCAAGGCCTACAATGGGAATACATCGAATTGTTTTCGTGCTATTTCTGCAATTGCATCCAGAGAATAATGTCTATGCTCCTCAAAGTCGTCAGAATTTCAACACAAGAGATTTTGCAGAGCTTTATGGAGTTGGATTACCTGTTGCTGCAGTTTACTTTAATGACCAAAGGGAAAATGGCACTGGTGGCCGTCGACTATAATATGCACTCGTACGTGCAGGCAAATATAAAGGGCGAGGGGCGAGGCTAGTGTTGTGCTTATGGGTTCGGCAGGACTAGTAGATTTGACTCGAATCTTTTATTTgtgttataaaatatataaataatttatccAAAATCTAATGAACTGTATTTTCTAAAATTCAGAACTTATAAACTTAAAATCCATCTCCGCCTTTTGGCAAATATATAACATTATATCCATGAAATAGAATAAGTTAATATGCCCTTGTTGGAAAAATATGCGCACTTTGGTGTTTTTTATGGATTATCATTTCAAGTATTGCTCGCGTTGGACTTTTTATGTAGAGATGtgaatcaaataataaatattcTTTTCTAAGTTATAGTATATAGACAACTGCAGAtctaaattaattatttagttaTGAAATACCACTAATTATgtttatattatcaatatctcTATGTGTGATATGATGTTAATATACTATTCTTTTCGgtctattttaattgatttttttggttgtttttacaaaatattaAGGAATCTACCTTTTAGCATTAactaacaataaaattgaccatattaactttAATTTGTTCATTGGAAATATAACAATTACTCCTAGACTCTTTATTCTAAGGGCAACTTAAAAAAagttaatatataaaaaaatcaaatattatgaaccacaaaaaaaaatataaaaaataaattaaagtgaATCGGAGGGAGTAGCTTGTTAAAACACTATCCAAATACATTCACCAACTTCTACTTCAGCAAATAATTAAATTAACGAGCAAGGTTTGGAGATCTTGTCGTAGCAACCTCGAAAAGTTGAAAAGTACCCATGTGACACACCACCTACAAACATGCACTCCAAAATCTCTCCAAAATCTTTATATACTATTATATATAAACATTCATATATCAAATCCCGTCATTTATTACAATAAGCCCtttccacaaaaaaaaaaaaaaaaaaaagttgtacaAATCATCCTTTATAATAATCAGAGTCAAGGTCTAcatgaattttgataccaaattagttcaaatgacctcaaatctttctcaaattttatatattgactcatctatatgtttttaaTAAAGCTCAACTATATTcattaaaaaaaacttttttttgcttatatatatatatatatagagagagagagagggttttgCTAACCTACTACATAATTGTAGTAGGTTAGCATTgtatacatatttgagttctCCAAAATACCCTTATTACATGCCACCACCTTTTCATTAATAATGGGGATAATTTTGACATTTCACAAAAGAGGACACCCCAATCCagctagggctgcttatcggacGGATCGGGCGGATAATTATACTTAACGGTTCGGCTTATTggttatcggattataaatatagtactccctccggtccaaaataagtgttttttggtattttttttgtggtccaaaataagtgattttttcagatttcaagaatgaattaattatttttttcctacattgtccttggagtaaatagtgctggaatatgtgttaggagtgtttatgtgagatagtaaaggttaacatggtcaatttcattgctaattaatgcAAAAAGGTGGGtttcttaatctgtgtgaaaacattcaaaaaattacttattttgaaccggagggagtaattcgctagccatccaataagataACGGGTGAATTGGTATCGGATTAATAATTATCGAGCGGTTATCTGACGGTTTAACggataaatcaaataaaaaaatttgaacAATCCTAATATGTTGCTGCATGATAGAATTTGTTAACACTTTGTAATTTGTATTCAATTGTCAAATGAGTCAAAAAACAAGTACTTCCACCTACAAATTAAGCCTATTATGCTACATAACAAAGCTCCTAATAACTATAGAAAAGACTGGAAATATGACATGAATGCATCAGGCTTTCATGTTTACATAACATCGCATAATACTAGGTTACAtgattttagtttattttttctttttaaaattcaaTCTACTCGACAAAGGAGAAAATGGAATAAAAAGGAATTCCAATGATTTCACTAACATAGaggtaaaagtataaatataaaaattctcaacgggttaacggtttatctgataagaaaattgagtaatccgctCCCAAATCATTAAGTCgctaattataaaatctcaatccgttCACCAACCATTAACCCGAtaaaccgataccaataagccaataagaCATCGGTTTGATTAACGGTTacggt harbors:
- the LOC107794778 gene encoding protein HEADING DATE 3A-like, translated to MSRVRNTLVLGRVIGDVLDSFTRSVSLRVFYNSREVINGSDFRPSYVTHQPRVEIGGVDLGTFYTRVMVDPDAPTPSDPNLREYLHWLVTDIPATTGVSFGNEAVSYESPRPTMGIHRIVFVLFLQLHPENNVYAPQSRQNFNTRDFAELYGVGLPVAAVYFNDQRENGTGGRRL